A genomic window from Planococcus rifietoensis includes:
- a CDS encoding phytoene desaturase family protein yields the protein MAKRMIIIGAGPGGLAAGMLLASKGYQVDIYEKNDRIGGRNAALTLGDFTFDTGPTFLSMLHLVEELFETTGRNVHDYMEAIELDPMYELRFEDQNLVMTRDPEAMRKQIDDNFKGDGEGYARFMKDTGKKLEALSPLLQTKMDRMTDLMQPKVIKAIPELEAGKTLYDVLSRYFKDERLKMAFAFQSKYLGMSPWECPGAFTILSYMEHAYGIYHPIGGVNQLSAAMAKAVKEMGGRIHLNKGVQKLWIEDRKVKGVDLYDGSREAADEVVINGDFAHVMTHLVEPGILKKYTPKKLDKKKYSCSTFMLYLGLDKKYDLSHHTIVFSKDYQKNVEEMTKSRILSADPSIYIQNASVTDPTLAPEGKSALYILAPVPNNFSDIGWEHEQEAFRELVLDIIEEKTDFKNLRDHIEVEKMLTPFGWESDYSVYRGATFNLGHQLSQMMVFRPHNKFEELDNCWLVGGGTHPGSGLPTILESARITTNGILKEDGKSGIPIGPLPKVEGYV from the coding sequence ATGGCAAAACGAATGATTATTATAGGAGCGGGGCCAGGAGGCTTGGCAGCAGGAATGCTGTTAGCGAGCAAAGGGTATCAAGTCGACATTTACGAAAAAAATGACCGCATCGGCGGGCGCAATGCTGCATTGACATTAGGTGATTTCACATTCGACACAGGACCGACGTTTTTGAGCATGCTTCATCTGGTGGAGGAATTATTCGAAACGACTGGACGCAATGTCCACGATTATATGGAAGCGATCGAACTGGACCCGATGTACGAACTGCGCTTCGAAGACCAGAATTTGGTGATGACGCGCGACCCTGAAGCCATGCGCAAGCAAATCGATGACAATTTCAAAGGCGATGGGGAAGGCTACGCGCGTTTCATGAAAGACACAGGCAAGAAACTCGAAGCGCTGTCTCCGCTGTTGCAGACGAAAATGGACCGCATGACGGACCTTATGCAGCCGAAAGTGATCAAAGCGATTCCTGAACTTGAAGCAGGCAAGACACTTTACGATGTCTTGTCCCGTTATTTTAAAGACGAGCGCCTGAAGATGGCATTCGCGTTTCAGTCAAAATATCTCGGCATGTCGCCTTGGGAATGTCCGGGCGCGTTCACGATCCTGTCTTATATGGAGCACGCGTATGGCATCTATCATCCAATCGGCGGCGTCAACCAATTGTCGGCGGCGATGGCGAAGGCGGTCAAAGAAATGGGCGGCCGCATCCATCTCAATAAAGGCGTCCAAAAATTATGGATCGAGGACCGTAAAGTAAAAGGCGTCGACTTATATGACGGCAGCCGCGAAGCAGCGGATGAAGTGGTCATCAATGGCGATTTTGCACACGTAATGACCCATTTGGTAGAGCCAGGCATCTTGAAAAAATATACCCCTAAAAAGCTAGACAAGAAAAAATATTCGTGTTCCACATTCATGCTGTACTTAGGGCTCGATAAGAAATACGACTTGTCGCATCACACCATCGTTTTTTCGAAAGACTATCAGAAGAATGTCGAGGAAATGACGAAATCCCGCATCTTGTCAGCGGATCCATCGATCTACATCCAAAATGCCAGCGTCACGGATCCAACTTTGGCTCCGGAAGGCAAGTCGGCGCTGTATATCTTGGCGCCGGTGCCGAATAATTTCAGCGATATCGGCTGGGAGCACGAACAGGAAGCTTTCCGCGAGCTGGTGCTGGATATTATTGAAGAAAAAACCGACTTCAAGAACCTGCGCGACCATATCGAAGTCGAGAAGATGCTGACGCCATTCGGCTGGGAATCGGATTACTCCGTATACCGCGGCGCCACATTCAACTTAGGGCATCAATTATCGCAAATGATGGTGTTCCGACCGCATAATAAGTTTGAAGAGCTCGACAATTGCTGGCTGGTCGGGGGCGGAACGCATCCCGGCAGTGGCTTGCCGACAATTTTGGAATCTGCCCGCATCACCACGAACGGCATCTTGAAAGAAGACGGCAAATCCGGAATTCCGATTGGCCCGCTTCCGAAAGTGGAGGGATATGTATGA
- a CDS encoding 3D domain-containing protein gives MKKLLAALTMALLLLLGTSLTTSAASNVYTVKSGDTLYKISQQTKVSVNNLKSWNGLKSNLIYPKQKLKLKKTTAQTISKPSTPSSSKDKVVKEFTVSSTAYTAYCRGCSGITRTGINLKKNPGIKVIAVDPKVIPLGSKVWVEGYGTAIAGDTGGAIKGKKIDVFIPTQSQALKWGRKNVKVKILK, from the coding sequence TTGAAAAAATTATTGGCAGCTTTAACAATGGCATTACTTTTATTGCTTGGCACTTCACTTACGACTTCTGCAGCATCAAATGTTTATACAGTCAAAAGCGGTGATACGCTTTATAAAATTTCCCAACAAACAAAAGTCTCCGTCAATAACCTGAAATCCTGGAACGGCTTGAAATCGAATTTGATTTACCCGAAGCAAAAATTGAAGTTGAAAAAAACAACAGCGCAAACTATCTCCAAACCTTCAACGCCATCTTCAAGCAAAGATAAAGTAGTGAAGGAATTCACTGTTTCATCAACAGCCTACACGGCGTATTGCAGAGGATGTTCCGGAATCACCAGAACAGGCATTAACCTGAAAAAGAACCCAGGGATTAAAGTCATCGCGGTCGACCCAAAAGTCATCCCGCTCGGTTCTAAAGTATGGGTGGAAGGCTACGGCACCGCAATCGCTGGAGATACTGGCGGCGCAATCAAAGGCAAGAAAATCGACGTCTTCATCCCAACCCAAAGCCAAGCGCTCAAGTGGGGACGCAAGAACGTAAAAGTTAAAATCCTAAAATAA
- a CDS encoding DEAD/DEAH box helicase — MNTNQFKDYGISEPIVKALEGLGYQQPTEVQQQVIPAALEKHDLTVKSQTGSGKTAAFGIPLCELVDWDENKPQALVLTPTRELADQVKEDITHIGRFKRIKAAAIYGKHPFAYQKEELKQKCHIVVGTPGRVLDHIEKGTLKLEKIEYLVLDEADEMLNMGFIEQVESIIKQLPKERTTMLFSATFPGHLEKLQRDFMRSPRYIGIQAADTLEERIEHSLVIVKEQDKFQLLRDVTVVENPDSCIIFCRTKDQVDAVSEGLERLFYTSDQLHGGMTQEDRFGVMDDFRRGEFRYLVATDVAARGIDIDGITHVINYDFPLEKESYVHRAGRTGRAGKSGKAISFVTPFEDKFLKETEDYLGFDITRVERPSREQVALAKPAFEDKIESRQKPKKHKAAALNQDIMKLYFNGGKKKKLRAVDFVGTLTSIPGITAEDIGIIKIQDTVTYIDILNGKGLHVLKAMKDKTVKGKTLKVHKAKK, encoded by the coding sequence ATGAACACGAATCAATTTAAAGATTACGGCATCAGTGAGCCGATTGTAAAAGCGCTGGAAGGCCTTGGCTACCAACAACCGACCGAAGTACAGCAGCAAGTCATCCCGGCCGCTCTTGAAAAACACGATTTGACCGTCAAATCGCAAACCGGCAGCGGGAAGACAGCTGCATTCGGCATTCCGCTGTGCGAACTCGTCGATTGGGATGAAAACAAGCCCCAGGCGCTGGTCTTAACACCGACACGAGAACTTGCCGACCAGGTGAAAGAAGACATCACTCATATCGGCCGTTTCAAGCGCATCAAAGCAGCGGCGATCTACGGCAAGCATCCTTTTGCCTATCAGAAGGAAGAATTGAAGCAAAAATGCCATATCGTCGTCGGAACGCCGGGGCGTGTGCTCGACCATATCGAAAAAGGCACGTTGAAGCTCGAAAAAATCGAGTATTTGGTGCTCGATGAAGCAGATGAAATGCTTAATATGGGCTTTATCGAACAAGTCGAATCGATCATCAAACAGCTTCCGAAAGAACGGACGACGATGCTGTTTTCGGCAACCTTCCCGGGACATCTGGAAAAACTGCAGCGTGATTTCATGCGCTCTCCGCGCTATATTGGAATCCAGGCCGCCGATACTTTGGAAGAGCGCATCGAGCATTCACTCGTCATCGTGAAAGAGCAGGATAAATTCCAGTTGCTGCGCGATGTCACGGTAGTCGAAAATCCGGATAGCTGCATCATTTTCTGCCGGACGAAAGACCAGGTCGATGCGGTGTCGGAAGGGCTTGAACGCCTGTTCTACACAAGCGATCAATTGCACGGGGGGATGACCCAGGAAGATCGTTTCGGCGTCATGGATGATTTCCGCCGCGGCGAATTCCGCTATTTGGTCGCAACCGATGTCGCGGCACGAGGAATCGATATCGACGGCATCACCCATGTCATCAATTATGATTTTCCGCTCGAGAAGGAAAGCTATGTCCACCGTGCCGGCCGCACGGGGCGGGCTGGCAAGAGCGGCAAAGCGATTTCATTCGTCACACCATTTGAGGATAAATTCCTAAAAGAGACGGAAGATTACTTAGGATTTGACATCACGCGTGTCGAGCGGCCGTCAAGAGAGCAAGTCGCCTTGGCAAAACCAGCATTCGAAGACAAGATCGAGAGCCGCCAGAAGCCGAAAAAACATAAAGCTGCGGCACTCAACCAAGACATCATGAAGCTGTATTTCAACGGAGGCAAAAAGAAAAAGCTGCGCGCAGTCGATTTTGTCGGCACGCTGACGAGCATACCGGGAATTACGGCGGAAGATATCGGCATCATCAAAATCCAGGATACTGTCACGTATATCGATATCCTGAATGGCAAAGGGCTGCATGTCTTGAAGGCGATGAAAGACAAAACCGTCAAAGGCAAAACCTTGAAAGTCCATAAAGCTAAAAAATAA
- a CDS encoding alpha-E domain-containing protein — MLSRVANSLYWMSRNVERAENNARILDVQLLQMIEAADEELVRDSDWRLIFEICDSTETMRRIKANPTYEESELVQYLAMAQENSNSVASCAMVVRENARISRDHIPDDYWETWNRSYLTLNDMDLKNSSVRDMRAFLENIKTTSLISQGIVESSMSRGVAYQMIKIAKWLERAEKTARILNVVCERTRERVRKEKTDDYYFWLAALRMTNGYNAFLKSNPPRMEPRKVLGFLISDKTFPRSIRYCLDHVRAAVEELEEGKVSHYSWELYAKLDEVRTSFSETDIESLDSDELMHFLNRFQDGCNEISRIFSSTYYLTDPEAETAMAFQSQGMDMKGITSMKYKIEHTNIFDYETIVDQSMNTIRLKPRTDECQRLLSYRADITPATLTTNHVDIFGNNVETFFIAEHHQHLEVKATSIVSIQKSPFIHRIDYSPEMNVIFHSQLFAEHYMAYLSNTAYTYILPEQMELVDRELGDMSNPVQYSIDVMEYLFGHFTYDGDSTTVTTTASESFNLKKGVCQDITHVMLGILRSKNIPARYVSGYLYVGEDSALVGDAASHAWVEVMVPGIGWVGLDPTNNVEALENHIRVGTGRDYNDVSPVQGVYRGGSQSLDVKVSVSLLDQ; from the coding sequence ATGTTAAGCCGTGTTGCAAATTCACTGTATTGGATGTCCCGGAATGTCGAGCGGGCGGAGAACAATGCGCGCATCCTCGACGTGCAATTGCTTCAGATGATTGAAGCGGCTGATGAAGAACTTGTGCGCGATTCGGATTGGCGGCTGATTTTTGAGATCTGCGATTCGACGGAAACGATGCGCCGGATCAAAGCCAACCCGACGTATGAGGAATCAGAGCTGGTGCAGTATTTGGCGATGGCGCAAGAAAATTCCAATTCAGTCGCCAGCTGCGCCATGGTCGTCCGGGAAAATGCCCGCATCAGCCGCGACCACATCCCGGATGATTACTGGGAAACCTGGAATCGTTCGTATTTGACGCTCAATGACATGGACTTGAAGAACAGCTCGGTCCGTGACATGAGAGCGTTCCTGGAAAACATCAAAACGACTTCGCTTATTTCCCAGGGAATTGTTGAATCCTCGATGTCCCGTGGCGTAGCGTATCAAATGATCAAAATCGCCAAATGGCTTGAACGCGCGGAAAAGACGGCACGCATCTTGAATGTCGTCTGCGAACGGACGCGTGAACGTGTCAGGAAAGAAAAGACCGATGATTATTATTTCTGGCTGGCGGCACTCAGGATGACGAACGGCTATAACGCGTTCTTGAAGAGCAATCCACCGCGCATGGAACCAAGGAAAGTACTGGGCTTTTTGATCTCGGACAAAACCTTCCCGAGATCGATCCGCTATTGCCTTGACCATGTGCGGGCCGCAGTTGAAGAACTTGAAGAAGGCAAAGTGTCGCATTATTCATGGGAGTTATATGCCAAACTCGATGAAGTCCGGACTTCTTTCAGCGAAACGGATATTGAATCTTTGGATTCGGATGAATTGATGCATTTCCTGAACCGCTTCCAGGATGGCTGCAATGAAATCAGCCGAATTTTCTCCAGCACTTATTATTTAACGGATCCCGAAGCCGAGACAGCGATGGCGTTCCAATCCCAAGGGATGGACATGAAAGGAATAACTTCTATGAAATACAAAATCGAGCATACCAATATTTTTGATTATGAAACCATCGTTGACCAAAGCATGAACACCATCCGCCTGAAACCGAGAACGGATGAATGCCAGCGCCTCCTGTCTTACCGTGCGGATATCACGCCGGCGACATTGACGACAAATCATGTGGACATTTTCGGCAATAATGTCGAGACATTTTTTATCGCCGAACACCATCAGCACCTCGAAGTGAAAGCGACGTCCATTGTCAGCATCCAGAAAAGCCCGTTTATCCACCGCATCGATTATTCACCGGAGATGAACGTCATTTTCCATTCCCAATTGTTTGCCGAACACTATATGGCGTATTTGAGCAACACTGCGTATACGTACATATTGCCAGAGCAGATGGAATTGGTTGACCGTGAACTCGGGGACATGAGCAATCCGGTGCAATACTCTATCGATGTAATGGAATATTTATTCGGTCATTTCACTTATGACGGCGATTCGACGACCGTTACGACAACAGCGAGTGAATCGTTTAACTTGAAAAAAGGCGTATGCCAAGACATTACGCACGTCATGCTCGGCATCTTGCGCAGCAAAAACATCCCAGCACGCTATGTCAGCGGTTATCTCTACGTTGGGGAAGATTCCGCACTCGTCGGCGATGCAGCGAGCCATGCCTGGGTTGAAGTCATGGTGCCGGGCATCGGCTGGGTCGGGCTCGATCCGACGAACAACGTCGAAGCGCTGGAAAACCATATCCGTGTCGGTACGGGACGTGATTACAACGATGTTAGCCCAGTCCAGGGCGTTTACAGAGGCGGCAGCCAGTCGCTCGATGTGAAAGTTTCCGTCAGCCTGCTCGACCAATAA
- a CDS encoding circularly permuted type 2 ATP-grasp protein yields the protein MFKDYKTSPFFDEMFMPDGKPKAHYETFHEVIKRFSEDELREKHETAQLSFLRQGITFTVYHNNVGTERTMPFDFVPIIIPPEEWEVVEKGMTQRAEALNRFLDDVYHDQKIIEAGIVPRHLVEDNPYYYEKQMKGVDIPLNNHIFLAGIDLIRDEHGKYHVLEDNLRNPSGLSYVYQNRYVMRQVYPEFFVNHSVRTLEHQMSFLHDSILDHAPKGRKDKPFAVLLTPGMYNSAYYDHVFLAQQMGMDLVEGRDLVVRNNIVYMKSIRGLKRVDIIYRRIDDDFLDPESFRSDSALGVRGVMEAYQKGNVAILNSVGNGVADDKAIYAYVPEMIRYYLDEEPIIDNVKTYLLDKPEDREWVLEHLEELVVKNVGASGGYDMLVGPHASKELIEKFREKIIETPHQYIAQPTIKLSRAPAYQGDKFYPCHVDLRVFVMRGETTHVLPGGLSRVALKEGSLVVNSSQGGGGKDTWVFKKKEEGEDA from the coding sequence GTGTTTAAAGACTATAAAACCAGTCCATTTTTTGATGAAATGTTTATGCCCGATGGAAAACCGAAAGCCCATTACGAAACCTTCCATGAAGTAATCAAGCGATTTTCAGAAGATGAACTAAGGGAAAAGCATGAAACGGCGCAGTTATCGTTTCTTCGCCAAGGCATCACTTTCACTGTCTACCATAATAATGTAGGGACGGAGCGGACGATGCCGTTCGACTTTGTGCCGATCATTATTCCGCCGGAAGAGTGGGAAGTGGTCGAAAAAGGAATGACGCAACGTGCAGAAGCGCTGAACCGCTTTTTGGACGATGTCTACCACGACCAAAAGATCATCGAAGCAGGCATCGTACCGCGCCATCTAGTCGAAGACAATCCCTATTATTACGAAAAGCAGATGAAAGGCGTCGATATCCCGCTCAACAACCACATTTTCTTGGCGGGCATCGACTTGATACGAGATGAGCACGGCAAATATCATGTCCTTGAAGACAATTTGCGCAACCCGTCCGGATTGTCTTATGTGTATCAGAACCGCTACGTCATGAGACAAGTGTATCCTGAGTTTTTCGTCAATCATTCGGTAAGGACACTCGAACATCAAATGAGCTTCCTGCATGATTCGATTCTGGACCATGCCCCAAAAGGAAGAAAAGACAAGCCGTTTGCGGTGCTATTGACGCCCGGCATGTACAATTCCGCTTATTACGATCACGTCTTCCTGGCTCAGCAGATGGGCATGGATTTAGTCGAAGGCCGCGACCTGGTCGTCCGCAACAATATCGTCTACATGAAATCAATTCGTGGGCTGAAGCGTGTCGATATCATTTACCGCCGCATCGATGACGATTTTTTAGATCCGGAATCATTCCGTTCAGACTCTGCGCTCGGGGTACGCGGCGTGATGGAAGCTTACCAAAAGGGCAATGTCGCGATTTTGAATTCGGTCGGCAACGGCGTCGCGGATGACAAGGCGATCTATGCGTATGTGCCGGAGATGATCCGCTATTATTTGGACGAAGAACCGATCATCGATAATGTGAAAACTTATTTGCTTGATAAGCCCGAAGATCGGGAATGGGTACTCGAGCATCTTGAAGAGCTCGTCGTCAAAAACGTAGGGGCATCCGGCGGATACGATATGCTCGTCGGCCCACATGCCTCGAAGGAGCTGATCGAAAAGTTCAGGGAGAAAATTATTGAAACGCCTCATCAGTATATAGCGCAGCCGACGATTAAGCTGTCCCGCGCACCGGCTTACCAAGGAGACAAGTTTTACCCTTGCCATGTGGATTTAAGGGTATTCGTCATGAGGGGCGAGACAACCCATGTCCTGCCTGGCGGATTATCCCGTGTCGCGCTGAAAGAAGGATCGCTTGTCGTCAATTCTTCACAAGGCGGCGGCGGAAAAGACACATGGGTGTTCAAAAAGAAAGAAGAAGGGGAGGATGCGTAA
- a CDS encoding HD-GYP domain-containing protein — MKGLDILKGKYLEKVENDATTLSLLGRGSGLELMKQTILKDKTFILIPSEAAEAHEFYYIIDGEIQAEIEGNEVHLIKDDFFSCKKLEAPVNFTVIEDVILLSVSNFPVFQYASKMIAELRKIGEKVEHKDRYTFNHSSRVAGYAIKTASKMKMTRERTESLFLASILHDIGKINIPEEVLKKPAKLTDEEFDLVKKHPGDGADMIRDTPYKDIANIVEQHHERVNGRGYPFGLTGDEILLEAKIIGVCDTFDAMTEDRAYRSAFTAQYAMDELERLIDIQYDEDVVKAFKQVLLEEGKLIDTP, encoded by the coding sequence GTGAAAGGCTTGGATATATTAAAAGGTAAATATCTGGAAAAAGTTGAAAACGATGCTACCACTCTTTCTTTATTGGGCAGAGGTAGTGGTTTGGAACTAATGAAACAAACTATTTTAAAAGATAAAACTTTTATTTTGATTCCGAGCGAAGCCGCTGAGGCTCATGAATTCTATTACATAATAGATGGGGAAATTCAGGCAGAAATAGAAGGCAATGAAGTCCATCTCATCAAAGATGATTTCTTTTCATGCAAAAAATTAGAAGCACCTGTAAATTTTACAGTTATAGAAGATGTTATTTTGTTATCCGTTTCAAATTTCCCAGTTTTTCAATATGCCAGCAAAATGATCGCAGAGCTGCGGAAAATCGGTGAAAAAGTCGAACATAAAGATCGCTATACCTTTAACCATAGCTCTCGCGTTGCTGGTTATGCGATCAAGACAGCTTCCAAAATGAAAATGACGAGAGAACGGACAGAGTCATTGTTTCTCGCTTCCATCCTCCACGATATCGGCAAAATCAATATTCCTGAAGAAGTATTGAAAAAACCTGCCAAATTGACCGACGAAGAATTCGACCTGGTGAAAAAACATCCAGGAGACGGTGCTGATATGATTCGCGACACCCCATATAAGGATATAGCGAATATTGTCGAGCAGCACCATGAACGCGTGAATGGAAGAGGTTACCCATTTGGCTTAACAGGTGATGAAATCCTGCTTGAGGCGAAGATCATCGGGGTATGCGATACGTTCGACGCGATGACGGAAGACCGCGCCTATCGTTCAGCGTTCACCGCCCAATATGCGATGGATGAGCTCGAGCGGCTAATCGACATCCAATATGATGAGGACGTTGTGAAAGCATTCAAGCAGGTATTATTGGAAGAAGGAAAATTAATAGACACACCGTAA
- a CDS encoding glutamate synthase subunit beta produces the protein MGKITGFMEYDRQTVKERDPAQRTKDWKDYTIPLSEQEVQKQGARCMDCGVPTCQTGMDLDNGTTGCPVNHLIPEWNDLVYRGQWKEALHREHLKNNFPEFTGVACPAPCEGACVLGINEPPVAIRTVERSIIERGFAEGWVVPEPPKHRTGKKVAVVGSGPAGLASAAQLNKAGHTVTVFEKSDRIGGLLTYGIPEMKLPYDMVMRRVKILEQEGITFVTNVEVGKNYPATKLRDDFDSVIMATGATVHRNIDVEGRDLEGVHFAMDFLHASTKSLLDSDLEDGNYISAKGKNVIVIGGGDTGTDCLATSVRHGCESLVQFDVYDQKGALRDEKGNPWPQYPKIHRVEYGHKEAAATFGDDPRAYAVMTKKFVGDENGHVKEVHTVNVKLKIDEQGNRIREEIPGTEKVWKADLILIAIGFSGPEQLLIDQLNVETHANSRVKAEYGDYRTNVEGIFAAGDMRRGQSLIVWAINEGREAARECDRYLMGSTVLP, from the coding sequence ATGGGGAAGATAACCGGATTTATGGAATATGACCGTCAGACTGTAAAAGAACGCGACCCGGCACAGCGGACGAAAGACTGGAAAGACTATACGATTCCGCTATCTGAACAGGAAGTACAAAAGCAAGGGGCGCGCTGCATGGATTGCGGCGTCCCGACCTGCCAGACTGGCATGGATCTCGACAATGGCACGACCGGCTGCCCGGTCAATCACTTGATTCCGGAGTGGAATGATCTTGTCTATCGCGGCCAATGGAAAGAAGCGCTTCACCGCGAACATTTGAAGAACAATTTCCCGGAATTCACCGGCGTCGCTTGCCCAGCTCCATGTGAAGGAGCTTGTGTTCTTGGCATCAACGAACCGCCTGTCGCCATCCGCACGGTCGAACGCTCGATCATTGAGCGCGGATTTGCGGAAGGGTGGGTCGTTCCGGAACCGCCGAAACACCGCACCGGCAAAAAAGTAGCTGTAGTCGGTTCAGGTCCTGCCGGGCTTGCTTCAGCAGCCCAGTTGAACAAAGCGGGCCATACCGTAACCGTGTTCGAAAAAAGCGACCGCATCGGCGGCCTGCTGACGTACGGCATACCTGAAATGAAATTGCCGTATGACATGGTCATGCGCCGCGTTAAAATCCTTGAACAGGAAGGCATCACGTTCGTGACAAATGTAGAAGTCGGCAAAAACTATCCTGCAACGAAATTGCGCGATGATTTCGATTCGGTCATCATGGCGACTGGCGCGACTGTGCACCGCAACATCGATGTCGAAGGGCGTGACTTAGAAGGCGTGCATTTCGCAATGGACTTCCTGCATGCCAGCACGAAAAGCTTGCTCGATTCCGATTTGGAAGACGGCAATTATATTTCGGCAAAAGGAAAAAATGTTATCGTCATCGGCGGTGGGGACACGGGCACAGACTGTCTCGCAACTTCCGTACGCCACGGCTGCGAGAGCCTTGTGCAATTCGATGTCTACGATCAAAAAGGCGCGCTCCGTGACGAAAAAGGCAATCCGTGGCCGCAGTATCCGAAAATCCATCGCGTAGAATACGGCCATAAAGAAGCTGCCGCAACGTTCGGTGACGATCCGCGTGCTTATGCGGTCATGACGAAGAAATTTGTCGGCGATGAAAACGGACATGTAAAAGAAGTCCATACCGTTAACGTTAAACTGAAAATCGATGAGCAAGGCAACCGCATCCGCGAAGAAATTCCAGGTACGGAAAAAGTGTGGAAAGCGGACCTCATCCTAATCGCTATCGGTTTCAGCGGGCCGGAACAGCTGCTGATCGACCAATTGAATGTGGAAACGCACGCCAATTCACGCGTTAAAGCTGAATACGGCGATTACCGCACAAATGTCGAAGGCATCTTTGCGGCTGGCGATATGCGCAGAGGCCAGAGCTTGATCGTCTGGGCGATCAACGAAGGCCGTGAAGCTGCACGGGAATGCGACCGGTATTTGATGGGCAGCACCGTATTGCCTTAA